One genomic window of Candidatus Nanohalobium constans includes the following:
- a CDS encoding glycoside hydrolase family 1 protein, producing the protein MSREFLWGASMSPHQVEGHNENNWTEWEKNNAEKLAKEAESSFGSLKIWDKISEKATSPQNYMSGEAINHKNRYKEDIQLAQDMGLNAFRFGIEWSRVEPKEGEFSEEAISYYRDYISEVRENGMEPIVTLWHFTNPKWFSEKGGWTNPENKDYFLRYVEKVIDEFGDKVTYWITLNEPLGFIFNAYIMGNWAPGRKAPYSAFKCLRNFLSVHKKTYAEIKRNHPDSMVATANNMTNFNAVNDLIPNKVIAKALRRIERGYLIEKTIEEQDFIGVNHYFKHDIDLLGRTSEEIKSDLGWSQSPQSLVRVVEEMSKWDKPILITEHGIADSNDEKRKSYLQESLSELENAENTEILGYLHWSLLDNFEWDKGFWPRFGLIEIDYENNLERNIRDSGKLYSQIIKKLN; encoded by the coding sequence GTGAGTCGAGAATTTCTTTGGGGTGCGTCCATGTCTCCACACCAGGTTGAGGGACATAATGAAAATAACTGGACAGAATGGGAGAAGAATAATGCTGAGAAGTTAGCAAAAGAGGCAGAATCCAGTTTTGGATCGTTAAAAATTTGGGATAAAATAAGTGAGAAAGCTACTTCTCCCCAAAATTACATGTCAGGCGAAGCTATCAACCATAAGAACCGGTACAAGGAAGATATACAGCTTGCACAAGATATGGGTCTTAATGCTTTCCGTTTTGGAATTGAATGGTCTAGAGTAGAACCAAAAGAAGGAGAATTTTCAGAGGAAGCAATAAGCTACTATCGGGATTATATCTCCGAAGTCAGAGAAAATGGAATGGAGCCAATAGTCACTCTATGGCATTTCACGAATCCTAAATGGTTTTCTGAAAAAGGAGGATGGACCAACCCAGAAAACAAAGATTATTTTCTCAGATATGTTGAAAAAGTAATAGACGAATTTGGAGACAAAGTTACATACTGGATAACCTTAAACGAACCCTTAGGATTTATCTTTAATGCGTATATAATGGGTAATTGGGCTCCAGGGAGAAAAGCACCCTACTCCGCATTTAAATGCCTTAGAAATTTCCTATCAGTGCATAAAAAGACCTACGCTGAGATAAAAAGAAATCACCCTGATTCAATGGTTGCAACAGCTAACAATATGACGAATTTCAACGCAGTAAATGACTTAATACCAAATAAGGTGATTGCGAAGGCATTAAGACGCATAGAAAGAGGTTACCTAATTGAGAAAACAATAGAGGAGCAGGACTTCATCGGAGTAAATCATTATTTTAAACATGATATTGACTTGTTAGGTCGAACATCAGAAGAAATAAAATCAGATCTTGGCTGGAGTCAGTCACCACAAAGCCTTGTCAGAGTAGTTGAGGAAATGTCAAAATGGGACAAACCTATACTCATAACAGAACACGGTATAGCAGACAGTAATGATGAGAAAAGAAAATCATATCTTCAGGAGTCTCTCTCAGAACTGGAAAATGCTGAAAACACAGAGATTCTAGGGTACCTCCACTGGAGCCTGCTAGATAATTTTGAATGGGATAAAGGATTTTGGCCTAGATTCGGCTTAATAGAAATAGATTATGAAAACAATCTGGAAAGAAATATTAGAGATAGTGGCAAGCTCTACTCTCAAATTATAAAAAAACTCAATTAG